In a genomic window of Thermoplasmata archaeon:
- a CDS encoding HAD-IB family phosphatase, protein MVSGIKLVIFDCDGVLADTDSSWEFVHRAFGTDNTSSLVAYLNGEIDDAEFIKRDVRLWLEREGRVHISRIRKILDGVPLIPGAKEAVQRLKKSGVRTAIVSAGIETLTGRVARECGVDMNLSNSLETDHEGFLTGEGVVVVPLRDKGSVVRRILKDLGLERAECAAVGDSSLDGPMFDEVGLRIAFNPADRWVAGRADVVIYKKDLREVLKYIIPKDA, encoded by the coding sequence ATGGTCTCAGGAATCAAGCTGGTAATCTTCGACTGTGATGGGGTTCTCGCGGACACGGACAGTTCTTGGGAATTCGTGCACAGGGCGTTCGGTACGGACAACACCTCTTCCCTCGTCGCCTACCTGAACGGTGAGATAGACGATGCCGAGTTCATAAAGAGGGACGTTAGACTTTGGCTGGAGAGGGAGGGCAGGGTTCATATCTCGCGAATTAGGAAAATTCTCGATGGGGTACCCCTGATACCGGGAGCTAAGGAGGCGGTACAGAGGCTGAAGAAGAGCGGCGTCAGGACGGCTATAGTCAGCGCGGGTATAGAGACGCTGACCGGAAGGGTCGCTAGAGAATGCGGCGTGGATATGAATCTCTCCAACTCCTTGGAGACGGACCACGAGGGATTTCTCACGGGCGAGGGTGTGGTGGTGGTGCCGCTACGTGACAAGGGCTCCGTGGTCAGGAGAATTCTAAAGGACCTGGGACTGGAGAGGGCCGAGTGCGCCGCCGTCGGGGACAGCTCCCTTGATGGCCCGATGTTCGACGAGGTCGGGCTGAGAATCGCCTTCAACCCAGCCGACCGGTGGGTGGCGGGGAGGGCGGATGTGGTAATATATAAGAAGGACCTGAGGGAAGTGCTAAAGTACATTATCCCGAAGGATGCTTAA
- a CDS encoding ubiquitin-conjugating enzyme E2, with protein MPRLPPDILQKRLRTELKMCREELPRYTFDVSDETFSSFPVTIRVTMRGVPGPVWRNGRVTTSSTHRFTMKVTDEYPYKKPIIIWETDIFHPNIMTPEDGGFVCTKLLDEWSFGANLLLFIQALETLLSNPNCDNAYISDSCVRAAKHFAKNPYRPPAIIKEKSVLHKPRIVSASKAQEKK; from the coding sequence ATGCCCAGGCTTCCCCCGGACATCCTGCAGAAAAGGCTTCGCACGGAGCTCAAGATGTGCAGGGAGGAGCTGCCGCGCTATACTTTTGATGTCTCGGACGAGACCTTCAGCAGCTTTCCCGTGACGATTCGGGTCACGATGCGCGGCGTTCCGGGGCCCGTCTGGAGGAACGGGCGGGTCACCACGTCCTCCACCCACAGATTCACGATGAAGGTGACGGACGAATACCCCTACAAGAAACCGATAATCATCTGGGAGACGGACATATTCCACCCGAATATAATGACGCCGGAGGACGGCGGCTTCGTCTGCACCAAACTCCTGGACGAGTGGAGCTTCGGAGCCAACCTACTCCTATTCATCCAGGCCCTCGAGACGCTGCTCTCCAATCCCAATTGCGACAACGCCTACATCTCGGACAGCTGCGTGAGGGCAGCGAAGCACTTCGCAAAAAACCCCTACAGACCCCCTGCTATTATCAAGGAGAAATCGGTTCTGCACAAGCCCCGCATAGTCTCCGCTTCAAAAGCCCAGGAGAAGAAGTAG